The nucleotide sequence CAGGGATTGCTCGGCGGATTGGGATGGTGGTTCGTCGGACTGTCGAATCCCGTTTTCTTCGGGTTCTGTATGTTCGTAGTCGGCATGATTCCTTTCGTTGGTACTCCCGTAATTTGGGTGCCGGGAGCCATAGCTCTCTTTTTAAACAATAACGTTTTGGGTGGATTGCTGCTTGTTGTCTGGGGGCTCGGAGTGGTTAGCACAATAGATAACTTCCTACGCCCGATTTACATTGCAGAGGGAAGCAAGATTCATATGCTCGTAATATTCATAGGCATTTTCGGCGGTCTCTCTCAGTGGGGGTTACTCGGGTTGTTTATTGGTCCGCTAATTCTCTCTATTGGCATGTTCTTGCTGGATATTTATAGATCAATAGTACTGAAGAAGCAGTGTAAAAACGATAGGGAGACAATTCTCGAATAAATTTTAAGGACAAGAGGTGACTCTCATGACATGTATTGTCGCAGTTTCAGGTTATAAGAATTCAGGAAAGACTACGCTCTGTCGCAAGTTGCTGAGAGAGCTGTCTGCGCTCGGCCTCTCTGTCGGGTATATAAAGTACACATCAGAAAATGCCTTGCAATCTGAAAAAGATAGCGATACAGGTTCTGTTTTGGACATGGGCATTCCATCTATTCTATGGGGCAAGGATGGAGTCATGTTTGAAGAGAGAAGTGATGGAGAAGAATTTGATTTGGCGACAATCGTTGCCAAGTACATTCCCGATAAAGACCTCCTGTTGCTTGAAGGCGGTAAAAACCTAACCCTTCCAAAAGTTTGGGTTGCTTCAGAAGCAGAAGAGAATCCTAATTACCCCGGTATCTTTCTCACTTATGACAGGCATGGGGGTGCGGACGGAAACGTTCGTTTTGGAGAAGGCGAAGAGGATAAAATAGTATCCAAATTATATGATTTGGCAATATCAAGCTCTCACGGCAGTACGAGAGTATATATAGGAAATAAGTTGCTCCCAATGAAAAGATTTGTCGCCGATTTTGTAGGCGGCGGCATAGTCGGAATGTTGGGTTCTCTCAAAAAAACCGAGAATTTAGGCGATAAAATAAAGGTCTATATAGACACTAATATGATGCCTAAAGATTAAGCAGTATAAAGAGTGATTTTATAGAAGTGCAATAGCCAATTACATCTCAAACTGGTTGTCAGTTTACACAAAAAGCGTTATAATCTTTCGGTCAAGTTGCCAGAGGACTTAAATATTTTAAAAAATATCTATTATTACAAACCTTCAAGGGGGTCTTTTTTCAATGAACATCGTCAGCACAATGTACGTCGTAGGCGGTATTGCTGTACTTGGACTCATTTATGCCATTTACGCATCAACAAAAATCGCCGCATTCAAAGTTGACAACGAAAAGGTGAACGAACTTTCAGGCATTATTCATAGTGGAGCAATGGTATTCCTTTATAGAGAGTACAAAGCCCTTCTTCCTTTCGTTGTAGTAGTAACAGGACTTTTGGCTTGGAAAATTAATGTTCCCAGCGCAGTCTGTTTCCTTACAGGAGCTTTTTGCAGCGCCCTAACCGGATATGTTGGCATGGTTGTTGCAACCAGATCAAATGGTAAAACAGCATTTGCCGCAACAAAGGGAATGAACGGCGCTCTTAAACTTGCCTTTACAGGCGGAAGCGTTATGGGTATGACCGTTGTTGGTGTTGGTCTTCTCGGAGTTTTGGGAATGTTTGTTCTATACAACGATCCCGTAATTATTACAGCATTTGGTTTTGGAGCTAGCTCAATAGCTCTTTTCGCACGTGTCGGCGGCGGAATCTTTACAAAGGCCGCAGACGTAGGAGCAGACCTCGTCGGTAAGGTCGAAGCAGGTATCCCTGAAGATGACCCACGCAACCCTGCAGTAATAGCTGACAACGTCGGAGATAACGTTGGTGACATAGCTGGTATGGGAGCAGACCTCTTTGAGTCTTATGTAAACTCAATCATCGCAGCCATGGCTGTCGGAACAATGGCCGGTCTCACCGGAGTTGTCTATCCGCTGATGTTGGCCGCACTTGGAATCCTCGCCTCAATTCTCGGAATGTTCTTTGTAAGAGTTAAAGAAGGCGGAGATCCTTCAGCTGCTCTTCGCAATGCACTTGCTTCAACCGGTATTTTTATGATTATCGGTTCTTTCTTCCTTACACGTATGCTTTTCCTCGGCGATCTTACACTTTTTTATGCAGTAACTTCAGGTGTCGTAGCTGGAATCCTTATCGGAGCTGCTACTGAGTTCTACACATCAGATGCATATGGAAGCGTTAAAGAAATCGCACACGCATCACACACAGGAGCCGCAACAAACATTCTTGCCGGACTTGGTGTCGGTATGAAATCAATTGCCATTCCCGTTATTCTGGTTTGTGCAGCAATTCTTGCCGGAGTAAAATTTGGCGGTCTTTACGGAATCGCATGTGCCGCAGTTGGTATGCTTTCCATCACAGGTATGGCTCTTTCAGTTGACGCTTACGGTCCCATCGCAGACAACGCCGGTGGTATCGCAGAAATGGCATCACTTCCTGAAGAAGTTCGCAACATAACAGACAAACTCGACTCAGTTGGCAATACAACAGCCGCTGTAGGTAAAGGTCTTGCAATCGGTTCTGCCGCATTGACCGCACTGGCACTTTTTGTTGCATATGCACAGACCACAAACTTAGAGTCAATAGATCTTATAGATCCCAAAGTAATGGTCGGTCTCTTCATCGGAGGACTCTTGCCGTTCCTATTTAGCGCTCTTTCAATCCAGGCTGTCAGTCGTGCAGCAGAAAAAATGATTGACGAAGTTCGTCGCCAGTTCCGCGAAATTCCCGGAATCATGGAAGGAACCGCACGTCCTGAATACGAGCGTTGCATTGACATTTCAACTGCCGCAGCTCTTCGTGAAATGATTCTGCCCGGTCTTATGGCAGTAGTCGCACCAGTACTGGTAGGATTTACTCTTGGAGCCGCTGCACTTGGTGGACTTCTTGGCGGTTCAATCATCACCGGTGTCATGATGGCAATATTCATGTCAAACGCAGGCGGAGCATGGGACAACGCTAAGAAATACATTGAATCAGGAAATCTCGGCGGTAAAGGTACACCGACACATGAAGCAGCAGTCGTCGGAGACACAGTCGGAGATCCGTTCAAAGACACAGCCGGCCCCAGCCTCAACATTCTTATTAAGTTGATGTCGGTTGTTGCAACAGTTTTAGCCCCTCTTTTAATATAAATTAAGAGCTAAACCAAATTTAAGCGTAATATGAGATAATATTAAGAGGGAGAGTTTTACTCTCCCTCTTAATTTCTATAGTCGGAGGTGTAAGATGCCCGGTAGTGATGTTCGTGAAATAAAGTCCAGACTTGATATTGTTGACCTTGTAGGCGACTATGTATCAATTCGGAAGAAAGGACAAACATACTGGGGACTCTGCCCCTTTCACGGAGAAAAAACTCCCTCTTTTAGCGTATCGCAAGAGAGGCAGACTTTTCACTGTTTTGGCTGCGGAAAAGGCGGAGACATATTTACATTCATTATGGAAATGGAGCATCTTGAGTTTAGAGAAGCTCTTGAAAAGCTTGCGGACATGTCCGGCGTAAAATTAAAGGTTTTTACAGGAGACAAAAACTCAAGAGAAAAAAGAGCAAAAAACCTTGATATTCAGACAGAAGCACTAGAATTTTTTAAACAATCTTTAAACGGAGCTTCGGGAGAAGAAGCTCGAGCATATTTAAAACGCAGGTCCATTACGCCCGATTTGATAAAGAGATTTGAATTGGGGTGGGCACCTCGCTCCTGGGATTCATTACAAAGAAAATTAACTTCAACCGGATATAGCACTAATGAGATGGTTTCCGGCGGGCTCGTTTCAAAGGGAGAAAAAGGTTATTACGACAGATTTAGAGGTCGTGTAATGTTTCCCATATATAATATTACAAATAAGCTTGTTGGCTTTGGGGGTAGAATATTAAGCGGTGATGAAGCTAAATATCTGAACAGCCCTGAAAGTCCTCTCTTCAACAAAAGAAACAATTTGTATCTTTTAAATAAGGCAAAAATGTCTGTTCGCGAAAAAAAGAGTCTCATCTTAGTAGAAGGTTATACAGATGCGATAAGAGCTCATGAAAAAGGGTTCACTAACACAGTTGCATCTCTTGGCACGGCGCTTACAGAAGAACAGGCAATATTAATAAAAAGAATGACAGGACTCTGTTATATATGTTACGATTCCGATACCTCCGGTCAGGAGGCAGCACTAAGAGGAATGTATATACTGCAAAAACATGGGGTCATTGTAAAGGTTGTAAGACTAGAAAACGGCAAAGACCCTGATGATGTATTGATTCAAGAAAACGGAGAGACACTGTTTTCTAACTATTTAGACAGTGCCGTGGCACTACCTGTATATCACGCAATTTTAAGAAGCGATGATATTAATAAACCGGAGAAATCAGCTGCCGCGAGAGAAGATTTACTAGAGGGATTAGCATCTCTCACTTATTTTGAAATAGAGCCCTATTTAAACGAAGTAGCTGAAATTTTAGGTATATTTAGACACAACTTAGAGGCGGAGATATTGTCACGTCAGGAAAACGTGAGAGGGAGAAACAATCGTCCGCTTCCTGAGGATGATTTTCAATATTTTGATACAGCAAAAGAAACTGTCGAACAGGCAGATGAGCTTGAATGCTTGTTTTGCAGTTTGCTTTGGGAAAACGCAGAACACAGGGGAGTGTTCTCTGTAGAAACAGCGGCACAGTTGATAAATCATCCTGTCCTGAAGAACATAGTTTTCGCACTTTTAAGTGGAGAAACTCCTGATGCTCTGGAAAAACGTTGGAGGCAAATGGGTGATCAAAGTGCCTTAAATTTGATTGCAAGAGGCAACGCAATAGCCTCCAAAGAGGGAATCAAAAGTGAAAATATATCGAAGATAGCGTTTGATTTACAAAGAAGATGTATAGAAAGCAGATCGAGTTTTTTACAAGATAAACTAAAAAAAGGAACCGCTTCTAAAGAGGAAATAATAGAAATTCAAGAAT is from Synergistaceae bacterium and encodes:
- a CDS encoding sodium-translocating pyrophosphatase; protein product: MYVVGGIAVLGLIYAIYASTKIAAFKVDNEKVNELSGIIHSGAMVFLYREYKALLPFVVVVTGLLAWKINVPSAVCFLTGAFCSALTGYVGMVVATRSNGKTAFAATKGMNGALKLAFTGGSVMGMTVVGVGLLGVLGMFVLYNDPVIITAFGFGASSIALFARVGGGIFTKAADVGADLVGKVEAGIPEDDPRNPAVIADNVGDNVGDIAGMGADLFESYVNSIIAAMAVGTMAGLTGVVYPLMLAALGILASILGMFFVRVKEGGDPSAALRNALASTGIFMIIGSFFLTRMLFLGDLTLFYAVTSGVVAGILIGAATEFYTSDAYGSVKEIAHASHTGAATNILAGLGVGMKSIAIPVILVCAAILAGVKFGGLYGIACAAVGMLSITGMALSVDAYGPIADNAGGIAEMASLPEEVRNITDKLDSVGNTTAAVGKGLAIGSAALTALALFVAYAQTTNLESIDLIDPKVMVGLFIGGLLPFLFSALSIQAVSRAAEKMIDEVRRQFREIPGIMEGTARPEYERCIDISTAAALREMILPGLMAVVAPVLVGFTLGAAALGGLLGGSIITGVMMAIFMSNAGGAWDNAKKYIESGNLGGKGTPTHEAAVVGDTVGDPFKDTAGPSLNILIKLMSVVATVLAPLLI
- a CDS encoding DNA primase yields the protein MPGSDVREIKSRLDIVDLVGDYVSIRKKGQTYWGLCPFHGEKTPSFSVSQERQTFHCFGCGKGGDIFTFIMEMEHLEFREALEKLADMSGVKLKVFTGDKNSREKRAKNLDIQTEALEFFKQSLNGASGEEARAYLKRRSITPDLIKRFELGWAPRSWDSLQRKLTSTGYSTNEMVSGGLVSKGEKGYYDRFRGRVMFPIYNITNKLVGFGGRILSGDEAKYLNSPESPLFNKRNNLYLLNKAKMSVREKKSLILVEGYTDAIRAHEKGFTNTVASLGTALTEEQAILIKRMTGLCYICYDSDTSGQEAALRGMYILQKHGVIVKVVRLENGKDPDDVLIQENGETLFSNYLDSAVALPVYHAILRSDDINKPEKSAAAREDLLEGLASLTYFEIEPYLNEVAEILGIFRHNLEAEILSRQENVRGRNNRPLPEDDFQYFDTAKETVEQADELECLFCSLLWENAEHRGVFSVETAAQLINHPVLKNIVFALLSGETPDALEKRWRQMGDQSALNLIARGNAIASKEGIKSENISKIAFDLQRRCIESRSSFLQDKLKKGTASKEEIIEIQELTQILKGGTFGK